The window ATGATTTAAAATTGGTAGCCCGTCGTAAGGATAGATTAGATGCATTGGCAGAAAAACTGGAAAGCCAATATGGAATTAAGGTAACCAACTTAGTTGCGGATCTAAGTTTAGATACAGATTTAGAAAAAGTGGTTGAGGAGTTAAAAAATGATAAGAGCATAACATTGCTTATCAATAATGCAGGTACTTCCACACTTACCTCGGTTACTAAGACTAGTGTGGAGAAACAAAAAGAGATGGTGAATGTAAATATCACTGCATTAATGTTATTATCGAATGCTATTCTACCGCAATTTTTAGAGAAAAACGAAGGAATTTTAATTAATATAGCCTCAGTACTTGGGTTTTATTCCTTACCTATAAGTGCTATATATAGTGGTACAAAAGGTTTTGTAATTCAATATACCAAAGGGTTGCAAGAAGAAGTAAAAGGAACAAATATCCATGTTCAGTTGGTAAATCCTGCAACTACTGCAACCGAAATATGGGAAGTTGGTGGTATTCCGTTATCTGCATTGGAACAGTCAACGATCATGAAAACTGAAGATTGTGTTGATGCCATTCTTGCTGGACTTGATAAAGGCGAATTAATGACGCATCCATCTGTAAACGACCAGAATCTAATTGATGCTTATGAAGATGCTCGTATTAAATTAATGCAAGCTTCACAAACTAGCCAACCTGCGGAACGATATACTCAAAATTAGGAGGAACTATGGAGAGAATATTTTTAACAAACTTTAAATAGAAATGAAAACAATAATTTTAAACGAAGCAGGGAGTGTTGATAATCTGCAATATATAGGAAGTGCAAAACCAACTATTAGCAGTAATGAGGTTTTGGTTAAAACAGTTTCCTTAGGCATCAACGTAATTGATTATAAAGTAAGAGCAAATGATGGAGCGCTGAATTGGATTCTTGGTGCAGATAGACCCGCAATTATTGGTTGGGATCTGTCAGGAACCGTAGTTGAAGTTGGTGATGACGTGACCGATTTCAAAATTGGTGATGACGTTTTCGGAATGGCGAATTTCCCGGGAAAAGGAAATGCTTATTCCGAATTTGTTGCTGTACCTTCGGCACACTTAACTTTGAAACCTGCAAATATATCTCATCAGGAAGCTGCTGCTGCTACACTTGCTGCGCTTACGGCTTGGCAGGGTTTGGTAGAAAAAGGCAATGTAAAAAAAGGAGACAAAGTCTTAATTCACGCAGCATCGGGTGGTGTAGGGCATTATGCTACACAAATTGCTAAACATCTTGGTGCTTATGTAATTGGTACTTCATCAGCAAAAAACAGGGAATTTGTTTTACAAAATGGAGCCGATCAACATATAGACTACACAACAGAAAACTTTCAAGAAATAGTTTCAGATGTTGATTTTGTTCTTGATACCGTTGGAGGCGATACGATTTTAAAATCATTAGAGGTAATAAAACAAGGTGGTACAATTGTTTCAATCGCATCCAGCAATCTTTCTACTGAAGAACTTGAAAAAGCAAAATCAAAAGAGGTGAATTTATCATTTTTGCTAGTACAGTCATCCGGTGAAAATATGTTGCAACTTGCACAGTTAATGGAAAAAGGCATCATTAAATCGCACGTTTCAAAAACATTTTCTTTTGACCAAATGGGAGAAGCACATTTACATTTAGAAAAAGGTAGAACTGTTGGTAAAATTGTAGTCAATCTTTAAGTGCAAATAAAGTAATTATAATAATTTTCGCATACATCTGGATCTTGGTTTCTTATACAAATAATGGAAACCAAGATCCAGATATATGCGAAATTCTTTAAAAAATGAAAAATGAAACAACTAATCAATATTTTAGTAGTGCTGGCCATTATTCCTTTATTTGTTTTAGGTACAGTAAATGTATTTGCTCCTACAAATACTTTTGAATTGTATGGCATTAGACCATTAGGCATAATGACCTACAGTACCTTTAGAGGAGCCATCGGCGGTATGCTCATAGGAGGTGGGTTAATAATGCTTATGGGCTTAATTACGAAAAACAAAACCTGGTATCAAGCATCTTTATTATTAATAGGTGTAATATTCATTTGCAGAATTATTAGTGTAGTATTTGACGGTTACACCAATGATCTATTACCAGCGGGTATAACCGAATTGTACATTATTGTTGTAATGTACTTTGCATCAAAACAAATAGAGCATTCTAAAAAGTAAGATAAAATAGGTTGATGTATTTTATGGTAGGAAGCTAGGAAAAAAGCAATCTCAGATTTGAGAGTGCTTTTTTTTTGATATCCTTACAAATAATTTTATGTAAGATTTAAAAGAAGCTTTTTAAGATAAAGACATTAAAAAGCATCAGGACAATACAAACTAGCGTGTAACAGACAAACTGTGATAATATCTACGTCATTTAATGTTCGAAAATCTCTCCAAATATGACATATGTATCGAAACACTTTTTTCAATCCAATCTATCGAAACTTGGTTATCAACATCAAACTGAGCAAAAAATTCTTTATAATCGGATTTCATATATTCAAATGTCAGTTCAAATGGTCTAAGTAGCTCTTCCAGAGTATATTTGAATTTTCCGTTGGCCCGCATAAACAAAAAAATATAATCACCAACGACTATTTTGACTAAATTTTTTGATGGTGAAGCCTACGCTTTAGCTTATAAACAAACACTAACAATGACGAAAAAAGATTATAAAAAAAACTGAAGTGAAAACTCCAGCTTTGATTTTTATGTAATTCAATATATTGGTAACAAAAACACTACCCTTCTATTTTGAGTAGCACGCGACCAAGAGGACGTGCGGTTTCGGCGAAAGCGTGAGCTGCACCTGCATCCTCCAGAAGAAAGGAACGTTCAATAGGCATGGTTAATTCGCCTGCCGAGGCACTTGCCATCAGGTCGGCGATGCAGGCTCGGACACGCGGCGTACCCATTTCCTTGCCATACATAAAGCTGAACACAGTGAGGCTTTCGTGCAGCAACTCTAAGAATCCGAACTTAGTTGACATTCCACTTGCTGCACCAACGAGTCCATAACGAGCCTTGAACGCACAAGCATCGAACAGCGGATCGCCACCCACCATGTCTAAAACAAGATCTACGCCTCGACCGTTGGTCAGCGCCTTCACTCGCTCTACCACGTCCTCAGTTTGGTAGTCGATCACGTAATCGGCTCCGAATGCTGCGATGCGGTTCAAGCGTTCTGGCGTCGCTGCGATAGCGATTACTTTTGCACCCGCCTGATGGGCAAGCTGTACTGCAGCGATGCCGACTCCTCCCGCAGCACCACGCACCAACACCGTTTCGCCAGCTTTCAACCTGCCATATTCAAATAGGGCGTCATGTGCTGTGCCGAATTCAATAGGTAACGCTGCGGCTACAGAAAGATCCAGCCCATCAGGTACGGGATAAGCATGTTCGCCCTCGACTGCGAACAATTCAGCATGACTTCCGGCAAAGGCGAAACCTGCCACCCGGTCACCAAGACGCAGATTGTCCACTTTCGCACCTAGTGCCTCTACCACGCCTGCAGCTTGATAGCCGACAATATTCGGGGACTCGCTAGATGCGGGCTTACTGCGGCGGTCAAGTAAGTCGCCGCCTTGGAGTGCTGCGTACGCAACACGGATCAGCACGGTGTTGGGGCCGACTTCCGGGTCTGCCACGTCTTTGTAAGTGAGCACGTCTGGCTCACCATTGTTATAATAAATTGCTGCTTTCATAAATTTTATTTTAATTATTTTTAGTATTTTATTGGGTTATCAGCCGAAAGTTTAGATGCCAGATATTCTGCTTCTATCTTCCTCATAGGTGAACACCAACAATGGCGAAAAACAAAGCTCCAGAGGAGCAACCTGTTGATTTATCCTATAAAGATTGAATTCATCATTTGATTTGCAATTTTTATCGGACAACAATGAATTAAAAGAAAAAATCTTAGTTATTCGTCACCGAAAGTTTTACTTCAATATTATTTCTTGTCGCATTAGAATACGGACAAATTTGATGAGCTTTCTCGGTCAATTCCTGGGCTTCTTCAATAGAAACTCCAGGAATATTGACATCCAATTCTGCAGCCAAACCAAAACCGCCGTCTTCATTTTGTCCGATGCTTACTTTTGCAGCTACCGAAGTTTCGCCGGTTTCAATCTTAGATTTGCTGATGATTAATTTCAATGCGCTGTCAAAACAAGCGGCATATCCTGCTGCAAAAAGCATTTCAGGGTTTGTGAAATCGTCATTGGCTCCACCTAACCCTTTTGGCATTCTTACTTCAAGATCCAAAACACCATTATCGCTTTTTACCTGTCCGTTTCTTCCGCCTTTTGCGATAACGCTGGTTGTATATAATGTTTTCATTTATTTTTGAATTTTATTTAAAATTTTCTGAACGGTTTCTTTCAATTCCAAAAGATCTTCAGAAGAAAGGTTTAGTTTTTCCTGCATTTTTGCTGGAATTTGACACGCTTTTTGCTGCAAATCTTTACCTGACTGTTGCAAAAAAATTTCAACGACTCTTTCGTCTTCTTTTTTTCTTTTTCTGATGAGAATACCTTTGGCCTCTAGTCTTTTTAGAAGTGGGGTTAAGGTTCCACTATCGAGATAGAGTTTTTCACCGATTTGATTTACGGTCAATCCATCCTTTTCCCAAAGCACCATCATGACAAGATATTGCGGATAGGTAATATCTAACTCATCAAGAAACGGACGGTACAAACCCGTGATTTCTTTTGCGATGACATAAAGCGGGAAACAGAGTTGGTTTCCTAATTGGGGAGGGTTATGATTTTCCATAATTCACTGATTTTCTGAAAATACTATTTTTTGATGATAAATTCCTCCATCGGAATTCTTACTTTTTTCATGTTAGAAACCCAATCTTTTTCTGGATCCTTGTAACCAAGATATAGAATCGAAACACTCTTCAAGCCTTGTTCTTTCAATTCAAGAATTTCGTCTACAAATTGATTATTGAAACCTTCTGCTGGTGTAGAGTCGATTTTTAATTCTGCTGCCTGAGCTATTGCCAAAGCGAATGCGATATACGATTGTCTTGCAGTGTGTGCAAAATGCTGTTCAGGAGTTTGAGCGTTGTATATCTCTTTGAGCATGTCGGTATAACTGCTGAAACGTCCTTGTGGCAAGTCTCTCACATCGGTATGATGATCGTATACTTTATCTATTTTCTCGTTAGAATAACTGTCCCAAGCTGCAAAAACCAAGACATGAGAACAATCTCTCATCACTTCTGAGTTAAATGCGTCTTTCACCATTTTCTCTTTTAATTCCTGATTTTCTACAACAATCACACGGAAAGGTTGTAATCCTGATGAAGTAGGAGCCAATCTTGCAGCTTCTAAAATTTTATTTAGATCTTCTTCTGATACTTTTTTTGTTGAGTTGTACGCTTTTACGGCATGTCTCCAGTTTAAGTTTTCTATTAACGACATTGTTTACTATTTTTTTAAATTAAGAATTTGATTAGTTAAATTTTTTGAATCAAAATAACAATTCAAAGATACAAAATAATTAAATTGCACACAATTTAATTTTATGAAATATGTTTTAGATGAAATCTGTCTGTTATTAAATAATTTATGTGTTTTTCTAAGTACAGGACAAAACTTGCAACACATTAATATTTATTCTATTAAAAGGATTCAAAAGAATATTGTTTAAACAGTTCAATACATATTTGAAAACACTGAAGACTTTTCTTTGGTGTTCCTTGCGGTTGGTGTTGTATCTGGCGTTTGTGCAGTGGCATCACCAACGACTATTTTGACTAAATTTTTTGTTGATGAATCCTACGCTTTAGCTTAACAACCTAACACCAACAATCGCGAAATCAGTGCTTAATTCAAAAAGGATTTTTTAGGGACCGTTTGTTTGTTTTTGTATTCACAAAAATTAGCGATACTGCATTCGTAGCATTTTGGACTTCTAGCCACACACACCTTCATTCCTAGTTGTATTAGATACTCGTGAGCGTGCCTGATATATTTTTCAGGTGTTATTTGCATTAACTCATCTGCTGTTTGTTCAGGTGTTAGGGTCTTCATAAATCCAATGCGATTTACGACTCTGTGAACGTGTGAATCTACTGCAATTGCTTTTTTGTCAAATGTAAAATTCATCATGATGTCTACGCATTTTCTACCCACACCTTGCAGAGCTAATAATTTTTCTCTGTTGTTAGGGACTTTTCCGCTGTGTCTATCAATCAGCTGCTGGCACATTTCTTTGATGTGCAAAGTTTTTCTGTTATAGTGTGCTACAGGTTTTATCAAATTTCTTAATTCATCATCAGACAATTCAAGTATGCCGTCAGGCGTATCAGCTTTCTCATATAATGCCACACACGCCTTGATGACTCTAGGAGTTTGTGTCATCGTAGATAGCTTTACGGAAACCAAAGATTTGAATGGATTGCTACTTAATCCGTTTGCGTCCCACTCATTTTCATTTTCTTTAAAAATTCTAAATGTTTGACTTAATTTATAGTAGACTCTTTCAATGATCTCTTATTTCATTTCATTAAATTTTTTAACTAAAACTTACTTCACCTTAACAACCACTTTCCCCTTCGCTCTACCACTTTCTACATAAGCCATTGCATCATTCGTTTGCTCAAAAGGAAAAACCTTGTCTATAATTGGACGGATTACACCTGTTTCTATCAGCTTTCCAATTTCTGATAACTGTTTTCCGTTGGCTCGCATAAACAAAAACGAATAATCAACACCGAGTTTTCTTGCTTGATTTTTGGCCTTTCTGCTTAAAAAGAAAATAGCCATTTTCATAAACCACGACAGGCCAATTTCTTTAGCAAAATCAGTATCTGGCGGCCCGGAAATTGAAATAACTTTTCCGCCAGACTTTAATATATGGAATGATTTTTCTAGCGATTTCGCATCTTGACTATTCAACACCAAATCGTAATCTTTAAGTATCGTTTCAAAATCTTGAGTTTTGTAATCAATCACCACATCGGCACCCAAATTTTTTACCAACTCAAAATTACTGGCACTTGTGGTTGTGGCTACCGTTGCACCCAAATGTTTTGCCAACTGTATAGCAATCGTTCCTACACCACCAGAACCTGCTTGGATAAATACTTTTTGCCCTTTCTGAAGTTTTGCTTTTTCTACAAACGCTTGCCAAACAGTTAAAGCAACCAACGGAATTGAAGCCGCTTCTTCCATCGAAATGTTTTTGGGTTTTAATGCCACATCATTTTCATTGATGGCAATAAATTCTGCAAAAGTTCCAATTTTTAAATCGGCAGGTCGGGCAAAAACTTCATCGCCAATTTTGAACCGACTTACTTTTGAGCCAACTTTGCTGATTATTCCAGCCACATCGTGTCCTAAAATCAATGGGAATTTATAAGGCACTAAAAGTTTGAACTCACCTGATTTTATTTTGGCATCTAATTGATTTACACTTGCTGCGTGAATTTCAACCAAAACCTCATTTTCGTTTACAATGGGTTCGGGTGCATCAATTAATTGTAGTTTATCTGCTTTGCTGTATTTGTTTATTGTGTATGCTTTCATTTTTTTTTGTTTGTTTATTACCAAAAGGTTTATGATTTCAAAGACTCTCTATCTTTCTTTGGATTTATCAAACCAAAAGTCAATTTAGGGAAAAATCGGTTGAGCATATAAACCAATTTCGAATCGCCTACACGAATGGTATATTGGTCTTTTTTCAAGCCTGCAATCAATCCTTTTACAAAAGCTTCCGTAGTCATTTTTTTATCGCTTCTGCTTGCTGTCATTTCGGTAGCTACTAACGGCGGCAATACTTCAAATACTTTTACTTTACTGTTGATGATTTGCAAATGCTCCCGAAGCGATTTTGTGTAAAATGCTAATGCTGTTTTACTGGCAGAATAGGTTGCTTCTACTAACGATGGCACAATGCTGAGAATAGATGTGGTGTTGATGATGGCGGTTTCATTTCTTGCCTTCAACATTTCTAAAAATAGATTATTCAAGCGAATAACACCCAAATAATTGACGTTCATTTCGTAGGCAGCACCGTCGTGGTGTTTTTCACTGGCAATACCCAAATTCAAAGGAGAAACG is drawn from Chryseobacterium muglaense and contains these coding sequences:
- a CDS encoding SDR family NAD(P)-dependent oxidoreductase, producing the protein MKEKSKMGTAVVTGASSGLGVVFAERLAQRGYDLKLVARRKDRLDALAEKLESQYGIKVTNLVADLSLDTDLEKVVEELKNDKSITLLINNAGTSTLTSVTKTSVEKQKEMVNVNITALMLLSNAILPQFLEKNEGILINIASVLGFYSLPISAIYSGTKGFVIQYTKGLQEEVKGTNIHVQLVNPATTATEIWEVGGIPLSALEQSTIMKTEDCVDAILAGLDKGELMTHPSVNDQNLIDAYEDARIKLMQASQTSQPAERYTQN
- a CDS encoding endonuclease III domain-containing protein, producing MVSVKLSTMTQTPRVIKACVALYEKADTPDGILELSDDELRNLIKPVAHYNRKTLHIKEMCQQLIDRHSGKVPNNREKLLALQGVGRKCVDIMMNFTFDKKAIAVDSHVHRVVNRIGFMKTLTPEQTADELMQITPEKYIRHAHEYLIQLGMKVCVARSPKCYECSIANFCEYKNKQTVPKKSFLN
- a CDS encoding NADP-dependent oxidoreductase, whose translation is MKTIILNEAGSVDNLQYIGSAKPTISSNEVLVKTVSLGINVIDYKVRANDGALNWILGADRPAIIGWDLSGTVVEVGDDVTDFKIGDDVFGMANFPGKGNAYSEFVAVPSAHLTLKPANISHQEAAAATLAALTAWQGLVEKGNVKKGDKVLIHAASGGVGHYATQIAKHLGAYVIGTSSAKNREFVLQNGADQHIDYTTENFQEIVSDVDFVLDTVGGDTILKSLEVIKQGGTIVSIASSNLSTEELEKAKSKEVNLSFLLVQSSGENMLQLAQLMEKGIIKSHVSKTFSFDQMGEAHLHLEKGRTVGKIVVNL
- a CDS encoding organic hydroperoxide resistance protein, which encodes MKTLYTTSVIAKGGRNGQVKSDNGVLDLEVRMPKGLGGANDDFTNPEMLFAAGYAACFDSALKLIISKSKIETGETSVAAKVSIGQNEDGGFGLAAELDVNIPGVSIEEAQELTEKAHQICPYSNATRNNIEVKLSVTNN
- a CDS encoding quinone oxidoreductase family protein, translating into MKAAIYYNNGEPDVLTYKDVADPEVGPNTVLIRVAYAALQGGDLLDRRSKPASSESPNIVGYQAAGVVEALGAKVDNLRLGDRVAGFAFAGSHAELFAVEGEHAYPVPDGLDLSVAAALPIEFGTAHDALFEYGRLKAGETVLVRGAAGGVGIAAVQLAHQAGAKVIAIAATPERLNRIAAFGADYVIDYQTEDVVERVKALTNGRGVDLVLDMVGGDPLFDACAFKARYGLVGAASGMSTKFGFLELLHESLTVFSFMYGKEMGTPRVRACIADLMASASAGELTMPIERSFLLEDAGAAHAFAETARPLGRVLLKIEG
- a CDS encoding NADP-dependent oxidoreductase; this translates as MKAYTINKYSKADKLQLIDAPEPIVNENEVLVEIHAASVNQLDAKIKSGEFKLLVPYKFPLILGHDVAGIISKVGSKVSRFKIGDEVFARPADLKIGTFAEFIAINENDVALKPKNISMEEAASIPLVALTVWQAFVEKAKLQKGQKVFIQAGSGGVGTIAIQLAKHLGATVATTTSASNFELVKNLGADVVIDYKTQDFETILKDYDLVLNSQDAKSLEKSFHILKSGGKVISISGPPDTDFAKEIGLSWFMKMAIFFLSRKAKNQARKLGVDYSFLFMRANGKQLSEIGKLIETGVIRPIIDKVFPFEQTNDAMAYVESGRAKGKVVVKVK
- a CDS encoding MarR family winged helix-turn-helix transcriptional regulator, with translation MENHNPPQLGNQLCFPLYVIAKEITGLYRPFLDELDITYPQYLVMMVLWEKDGLTVNQIGEKLYLDSGTLTPLLKRLEAKGILIRKRKKEDERVVEIFLQQSGKDLQQKACQIPAKMQEKLNLSSEDLLELKETVQKILNKIQK
- a CDS encoding nitroreductase family protein, yielding MSLIENLNWRHAVKAYNSTKKVSEEDLNKILEAARLAPTSSGLQPFRVIVVENQELKEKMVKDAFNSEVMRDCSHVLVFAAWDSYSNEKIDKVYDHHTDVRDLPQGRFSSYTDMLKEIYNAQTPEQHFAHTARQSYIAFALAIAQAAELKIDSTPAEGFNNQFVDEILELKEQGLKSVSILYLGYKDPEKDWVSNMKKVRIPMEEFIIKK
- a CDS encoding DUF4345 family protein; this translates as MKQLINILVVLAIIPLFVLGTVNVFAPTNTFELYGIRPLGIMTYSTFRGAIGGMLIGGGLIMLMGLITKNKTWYQASLLLIGVIFICRIISVVFDGYTNDLLPAGITELYIIVVMYFASKQIEHSKK
- a CDS encoding SDR family oxidoreductase, translated to MNIKGKTILITGGASGIGLEAAKQFLENGANVIITGRNQAKLNAAKEIYPNLIAIKSDVANEDDAISLFNRVKELGGIDILYNNAGVGVSPLNLGIASEKHHDGAAYEMNVNYLGVIRLNNLFLEMLKARNETAIINTTSILSIVPSLVEATYSASKTALAFYTKSLREHLQIINSKVKVFEVLPPLVATEMTASRSDKKMTTEAFVKGLIAGLKKDQYTIRVGDSKLVYMLNRFFPKLTFGLINPKKDRESLKS